GTTAACTGGGAAGAGTTGAATTAGCTgactaagttaaccagctaactccgatattcagagtcagtcagatgacttagctggctaagcctGGCTGGGTCAAAGAGCTGTCATAAAGTTAGTTGACTATAGTTACCTATATTCATAAAGTCAGCCGGCTATAGCCAGCTATGTTaaattcaatagtgcagccacactatttaatagggatgtgaatcgtttttgaacgattaaaattatcgtcagataattttaaaatcgtcctaaatcgtcagagtgcacgatacaatacaaatgcccccgatttatcatcataaatcgtcctaaatcgttaaatagggcacgggaattatttgggggagggcgggaaaaccggcacaccaaaacaacctctaaacccaccccgaccctttaaagccaattccttaccctcccccaccctcccgaacccccccaaaatgttaaattacctggtggtccaatggggggggggggggggtcccggcgcgatctcccactcttgggccatcggcgccattttggctgccactaattaaaatggcgccgatggcccgattaaaaaaaaaccccacctgaccctttaaattgaccccccttagcctcccccaccctcccgacccccccaaaaccatttaaaattacctggtggtccaggggggcctcggggagtgatttcccgttcccaggcatcagctgcgctaaaagaaaatggcgccgatgcccctttgcccttaccatgtaacagggtatccgtgccattggccggcccctgtcacatggtaggagcactggatggccggcgccatctttactcatcagcccctattatactatactctataataggggctgatggctggcgccatctgctattactagcaacggtaacatggaatagacttagtttttgggtacttgccaggttcttatggcctggattggccactgttggaaacaggatgctgggcttgatggacccttggtctgacccagtatgttcttatgaagcGTTGTGGAGTGGACCAAAGCTTGGGAGATCAAGATCTCTTGCagaagtacttatctggctaagtgccattttgaatatcagcctaaTTTTGTTTGAAGGACCTTCCTTTACCTGAGGTATGGGTTCTTAACAGTATTGTGTAGGGGCAAAGAAAAAATTGGAGTGCAGTCAGAGAGGAAGGACTTTTAAGGAAGATTTTCCCTATCCAGTTGGTTTTCCCTATCCTCTGGGCCAGGTCCACTACTCCATCTGCTTGACCGTTTGTTGAGTCCTGAATCCTCGGAGGCTGGTGTTGAGGTTGTAAACAAGCagcagacctcccccccccccccccctatcattttatgtgccctacaGGAAGTTGCAAGTGTAAGTCCTCAGGGGTCAGGGAGATACCTACTGTACCTtgtcttgagctaccaatgaaaagcaTACGCCAAgtctaaaaataaaagaaactgaaTTCTTTAATACAACTCTGGAGCTGGCAAGTAAAATGTCGTTCTAGCCATTTTTGCTTTACAAGTCATGGAACTGGGCAGATTTCATTCTGGTGTCCATTAGATAGATCAGATGCAGGTTCTGTATTCAAGTTGGTACCAACAGGCTAAAACTCTTCAGAAACCAAAAGGGTTGATGCTGGTAGGTTGGTGGTGGCTGGGTACTGTCCAGCGAGGTATTGAAGAGAAAACAAAGGGCTGATAAAGAAAACATAACCCAGTGACACCACAGACCACAGGGTGATTGGGTTGGATCCAAGATGCTCCAATTCCCTAGAAACCAACCAGGTTTTTGCTTGCAGATTAGCAGTAGCCTGGTACCATCCAGCAAGGtcacaggacttaggtgggtgaTAGTCTCACTGActttggtagctgtttagattatttcAAAGCTTGGTTGTAAGacatggggggaaggggagggttggAAGCTGCTGGGTGTTGGATTAGGGATGGGAATTTGTATTCTCATTTACCTAGGAAGGCAGAGAACCCAAAATGAAGAGAACAGAAACTGATTTAAATAAGGAACAATATTCTACAACTGCTGAAGCCTCTACAactggcagctgggatagatCCTTAGCAGTGTAGACCAGAATAACTGAGTCAATTGGtctatctgctgtcatctactatgtcaCTTGATAGGATGTTGCCTGCCTCTTATTCCAAATGGTTATTTGAAACGTGCACTGCtgtttgttttcatatttttatggTGCATTTTAACTCCTGTACCTCATCTTAAGGCTTTTGGAAAGGTGATTCAAAAGTGAAGCAAaggaattaaattaaaaaaattaaaatacatagtTCAGGAATTCTATTTTCCAAGACTGGGAAAATACTGGAATACCAACACAAAGGTCTGATCGCCTTTCCAGGCATTACTAGGTCCAGCACGATATCTCTGGGGTAACTTAGCATATTTATTCCAAGGTCTACAGCCAGGTGAAAGCTTCTGGAATGGATACTCTGAAATCTGGAACGTCACCCAAAGTGAGTCCGAATGGGTTCCACAATGGGCATTTTGGGAACCCGCAAGGCATTCTAGATTCCAGAATACCCATTCTGGGTGCTCGCTCACTCACCTGTCCAGATACCTAGGCACCCCGCTGGGACCAGGAATGCCTGGAGCACATTCCAGATTGTTTGTTGTTCTGacgggggggggaagagaggtcTGATTTCCCCCCGGTTCTCTGTTTTCCCAGACTTTaatgctctttttctttcttcctgtaGATGGTTTTGCTGGCTCGCTGTGAGGGTCGCTGCAGTCAGACCTCTCGCTCTGACCCCCTGGTTTCCTTCAGCGCACTCCTGAAACAGCCCTTCCACTCCACGTGCCACTGCTGCCGGCCCCAgacctccaagctgaaggccatGCGCCTACGCTGCTCCGGAGGACGGCGGCTCACGGCCACCTACCGCTATATCCTCTCCTGCCACTGTGAAGAGTGCAGCTCCTAAGGACATGCCCTGAGCAGCTTGACTACCAGTCCCACCGGGAAGCAGCTGGGACAAAAGACCCTGACCTGTCCACCAGCATCAGTCTGGCTGTCAGGATGGCATAGATTTGATTACTTAAGAACTTGTCTTTTGACAGCTGCTTTGACAGCCTCATGCTGCAAATGATTACGTTTGGAATTCAGGAAGCACTTTATTAGAATCCCCCATTTGTCCCTTCTTTAAGAATTTTgttaaatagcttttaaaaagAAGACAGTTTGCCTTTCTTTTGGATCCTAAATGTAAAGCCTCATGCAGTGGACTGCTATCACCGTTTGGTGGGTAAGAGAGTTGGATGATGCCACAGTATTTCTGGCAGCCAGAAGGACTCTGCTGTAGAAGAAAGCATCATGGAATCCACATGGTGACTTACATTCAATTTCATTCCCTGGATTATCTGCATTTCACTGACGTTTAAGAGGTACACTGGCTGATATTAGGGTTGTTCTGCTGGTCACACAGCCAACTGGTCAAATATTGCTGGGTCAGCTGCTGCCAGGGCCCAGTAAATAAGAACAACATGAAACCAAAATGAATTGGTTCTGCATCTGGATAAAGAGGGAGTGACGTTACTGGACAGGATACAGCAGAAATATGTTGATACACAAATCTACACAAATCCATGGGCAGTACAGCGGCAGGCAACTGAGTGCACACCCTGGGCCGCTCACCAAATAAAGATCTTAAACCTTGCTGAATCTTCTGATGATGCTTGATTGCTCTGCCTAGCCTTTTCCAGCCATTGTTTGGCTCTTAAAATAgatattaagggcctgattttcaaaagcatttgcatgcataaaacagtTTTCCGCATGTTTACGATCAGTATGAAAGTTGTCTTGGGGAGCCGGGGACTTTGAGCACATAAAAGTGCATGCAGAAGTGATTTTACGGGTGCTTTTATGTGtgcttgaaagaggcattcccatGGCGGGACAGCGGGGAAACCATTGAGGGGCATGCTTTCAATTTTCAAACACGTGCACGTAAATGTCGGCGTTCCTATTTACGCCAGCCTCCAAGCGGGCGTAAATGCGTGCCTGCAGGCGGTGCAGGGTTTTGTGTGCGCCcccgctaattttcaaagaggaattaCACTCCCAAATCTACTTCAAACTTAGGGTTGAAGTCCGTGTGCACTTTCTAGACGAGGACTTCGGCTCGACATGagctttaataataataatgacccTCCAAGAAGACAAATTTCAGAAGCTACTTTCCCAGCTAAATacccatttacctgggtaaacagTGGGTCTTAAAATTGCCCTGCTCTTTTCCGTAAAAAATAGGTGGGGAGACTGGGAGGAATTCATGAAACCTGGATTTTTGCCCAGGTAATGAGCAGGCATTCAAAGGGATGTGCATCGGTCAGAAGAGGGAGATGATGCATAGAAGATTACATTTTCACATCTGTGCGCGGTATTTTGGTACGGAAAAAGTACGtggtgtgttcagttctggagatcactgAGGTAACTTTTTCCAATTGCGATTTTTTTAAGGGAAAGTTCGCCCCCCGCCCcctcaccagggacttttggaaatgATCCGAGTAATCACAGAACATAATCAGATTTGacttaatgacaggaaggggaacaataagcaaatctacaactctagcactaaactttcaaaagggggactttgataaaatgaagaaaatagaaaaaatctaaaaggtgcagctgccaaagttaagatggtaactttcaaagatgCTTGCAGTACACGTGTGCGTGTTCAACAGCCCGTGctcagggatgcggccattttataacatattcatgtatatgcacgcatgttataaaataccctggccGCGTGCACAGGTGCGCCTAATTTTGAGTGGACACGCACCTCTGTGCGCAAAAGCCGCCTCTGCcatgtaagtggggaaatttaaattttaaaagggaagcaCACCAACGTCtttgcctgttttaccagttcctcctcacatcgcccagttaacagataggtcctccaaccccaccCTAATTTGATAGCCTACataccccccagttaccccagaccctttacacCCCTCAGATATGGCTTGTTAGGGTTTTTAaaaaacttacatgccatccataacaGAAATTGGGTCGCAGTGTCTGGCCTGGTTCTGGGCCGAGGACCAAGCATcatgacccagcctccaggccatgtcgtggcatcaggcctgggtccgggcgaggccctggtgttgggacctggcctacTGGTTGGGTTGCAGCATCTGACCTGGGTCCGAGCTGAGGCCCTGACTTCGGGACCTGGCTTCCAGGTCATGTCTTGttatcaggcctgggcccaggctcctgcctagactgaggcccaggcatcgggacccagcctccgggtcaggtcatggcatcgGACTTGGGTCTGGACCGAGGCTTTGGCATTAGGACCCAGTCTCCTGCTCAAGTCATGAcgtctggcctaggccaaggcgtCGGGACCCGGCCTCCGGGTTGGGTCATGTTCCGGGTTGCAGTCCTGGAGTTGCAACTCGGCCTCTGGGCTGGTCTGCGATgttaggcctgggtccaggcatcggccttgagtaggctgaggtCTTGGTGACCTACCACAGCCTCGTCATACACAATTCTGAGGTTTCAGCCTAGTTCTAATCACCAGATCCCCACAGGCCCAGATAAGTGAAGGCCTAAGGGAAtcttggccctggcatttttctgggaaggtgagaggaaagcctagttttttgttttttggctggtctttgttttttttgggagAGGGGTTATTGTTTGAGTCGTTTTTGTCACACGAATGAaataaatcaagcaatccacaaaccgaaattcatgggaaaaaatacCTGAAAACGAACTGAAAACGAAAACACGTTTTTTCCCCTTGCACATCCCTCATAAGCCTATCTACTCCCAGAGAtcctgccaggtccttgtgacctgacttggccattgttggaaacaggatactgggttcgatggacctttggtctgacctagtatggcaagtcttatgttctaatagggaaatatctacaatacctatatttaatttgctttgaagtgtcatAAAAGGTGaaatacaaatgtaaaaaaacaataaataagtcATTGGAATTTAAAACCTTGGGCAAAAACTGTACGTCACACTTACCCAAGCAAACTACACTGACTTCTAGACTTCTTTCACATTTTTTGCCCATAATCCCTGGCGATTAGACCCTGTCCAGGATGAGCAATACAGAGCCACAGAGAACTGTGACCTCCCACCACTGCCTTCCTATCCTCTCCCAGCCCAGACATTACGCAGCATCTCCTAAGCTTTCAAAGCCAACAGACCTGAAATAAACTGATCTTGTTGAAATGATTGAGAACTGGGATGATTATCACTTGCTCTGCCCTCTACACGAAGGGTCTGGTTCCTAATCCTGATCCCTTTATCCATGCATTGGGAGGTATGCTGGTGATATGGGGAGGTAAGTATGTTAATGATATCAATGAACTGAGGGGTTTGTAGTTTAGTGACATTCACACATTGGGAAACATGCATGTTGGCAGCATGGATTGGGAGATATCATGTTGGGGGATGTGCATGCATTGAGCCATATGTTGGAGAGTTTTTAATGGGACCACAGCTATCCTATAGCACCAATTATAGGGAAGGGAGTAGCGACCCAgcaaagaaataaatcaaaaaaaGCTAGAATCCCAACATATCACACTCAATACTAGTGTAAGTACACAACATCATATTCGTCAGCAGACCTCATATAGGCATACGTATTTGATGCTAGTTAGCATAATAGCATAATAGCATAAGTATACCGGTGTTGTAATGTTTTTAATGACATGCATTCATTGGGAAGTCTGCTGGTGATATCTATGCATTGGGAGGTATGCAGGGATATCCATCCATTTGGGATCTTTGTGTGTTAGTGACGTCCAGGCATCGGTCTTGTCTTGCTCTGGTTTGGATGGTAAAGTCTTTAGATATCATTGTCAGCTGTTGGCATTTGTTGTggacaggtggggaggggaggacagGGAGAGGAGGCAGACAGTAAGCATCCACAAATCCTTATTAGCCTAAAAATAAAACATCTGCTGAAGTCCTGAGCCCTTCTAAGAGCTAAATGCAGTAACAGCAGGGCCAGGAAGCGCCCTGCCGCTAGCCAGCTCTGTCCTTATTTGTCAGCCAGTACAAACAATGggagacagagacagggagagggagaaagggagaatgTACAGCAAAAGGCTCGGTGGCTCACGTGGGGATGAGTACGGGAAACAGATAAACACTTATTCATGCAATCCAAGCCAGGCATGTGCAGGGTCGATACAGCCCAAAGTATATCAGGGTCAGTACTCGAGGTGGGATATGACAGAAACGGGGAGCTCTTCTGATAATACTATGAAACAGATCTAAGGCAGGGAACAGAGCTCAGGAGCTTACAGGCAAGCGGAGGTATAATTCAGTTCTTGATGAACCCAAAATAAACTCTCATATCCCCTTTGAACGCTCTCTTCCATTGACCTGGATTCTGCCGCATCCCCAGTGCCAGTGAATCCAGGGAACAGACGCGGGGACCCTTTACTGCCTGAGCCACCAGACCAGCCTTTTATTCCTTGTCGGTCTCTTCTTCTGTCTGTCCTTGCACCAGGTTACCCACTAGTGTCCTTCTGCGTTTGCCCACGACATCCTTTGAAAAAGTGCAGAGCTGCCCTAAAATCCGGGGCAGTCATAGAGCTCCTGCCAATTTCTTCTCATATGGGCCACAGGTCCTCGCCGACCCATGGTTATGGCCGAGGACACTGTCCCCGGGCTCTAAACTTTGCA
This sequence is a window from Rhinatrema bivittatum chromosome 5, aRhiBiv1.1, whole genome shotgun sequence. Protein-coding genes within it:
- the NDP gene encoding norrin isoform X1 encodes the protein MGRSVLAVWIFVFSLLAFLGVTSGTARGAFLMDSDPGRCIRHHYVDSISHPLYKCTSKMVLLARCEGRCSQTSRSDPLVSFSALLKQPFHSTCHCCRPQTSKLKAMRLRCSGGRRLTATYRYILSCHCEECSS
- the NDP gene encoding norrin isoform X2 — encoded protein: MQMVLLARCEGRCSQTSRSDPLVSFSALLKQPFHSTCHCCRPQTSKLKAMRLRCSGGRRLTATYRYILSCHCEECSS